A part of Patagioenas fasciata isolate bPatFas1 chromosome 30, bPatFas1.hap1, whole genome shotgun sequence genomic DNA contains:
- the ARNT gene encoding aryl hydrocarbon receptor nuclear translocator isoform X2, which yields MAATANPEMASDVSSLGAAVGAGSAGPGAPTAAAAVQRASKRRPGLDFDEDGEGNSKFLRCDDDPMPNDKERFARENHSEIERRRRNKMTAYITELSDMVPTCSALARKPDKLTILRMAVSHMKSLRGTGNTSTDGTYKPSFLTDQELKHLILEAADGFLFIVSCETGRVVYVSDSVTPVLNQPQSEWFGSTLYDQVHPDDVGKLREQLSTSENALTEGTKPWCLPNKDPAAPPENAPKGRILDLKTGTVKKEGQQSMRMCMGSRRSFICRMRCGSSSVDPVSVNRLSFMRNRCRNGLGAAKDGEPHYVVVHCTGYIKAWPPAGVSLPDDDPDAGQGSKFCLVAIGRLQVTSSPNCTDMNNVCQPTEFISRHNTEGIFTFIDHRCVATVGYQPQELLGKDIVDFCHPEDQQLLRDSFQQVVKLKGQVLSVMFRFRSKNREWLWMRTSSFTFQNPYSDEIEYIICTNTNVKNSSQESRPALSGSLPRPPLGQAVNLPLELPPRQQPQPELEAVPGRESLAGYDHSQVPVQPVSAAGPEHSKPLEKPENLFNQERDPRFSEIYSGIGAENKALPASSGPASQPLFPPGNSFSAARPADGFRSGSMVPPVSIVQQPPSSAGRILAQISRHASPAQPGGTGWAAGTRPPFTPQQVTSQTVKTRPPSFSMGTFQGSASSFSAMAAPSSTASPTGAAFPNLAGRGTGFSAEAAAPGAFPARAAEAVGMWPQWQGQHHGPAGAEQHVPPQSSQPEVFPDMLTMLGDQGPNYNNEEFPELNIFPSFSE from the exons aAATGGCATCGGACGTCTCCTCGCTGGGCGCTGCTGTTGGAGCCGGGAGCGCCGGCCCGGGCGCGCCGACCGCTGCGGCCGCGGTGCAGAGAGCCAGCAAGCGCCGGCCCGG GCTGGATTTCGATGAGGATGGAGAAGGGAACAGCAAATTCCTCAG GTGCGACGATGACCCCATGCCGAACGACAAGGAGAGGTTTGCCAG GGAAAACCACAGCGAGATCGAGCGGCGGCGGCGGAACAAGATGACGGCGTACATCACGGAGCTGTCGGACATGGTGCCCACCTGCAGCGCCCTGGCACGCAAGCCGGACAAGCTCACCATCCTGCGCATGGCTGTGTCGCACATGAAGTCCCTGCGCGGCACGGGCAACACCTCCACCGACGGCACCTACAAACCCTCCTTCCTCACCGACCAG GAGCTCAAGCACCTGATCCTGGAGGCGGCCGACGGCTTCCTGTTCATCGTGTCCTGCGAGACCGGGCGGGTGGTGTACGTGTCCGACTCGGTGACCCCCGTGCTGAACCAGCCGCAGTCCGAGTGGTTCGGCAGCACCCTGTACGACCAGGTGCACCCCGACGACGTGGGCAAGCTGAGGGAGCAGCTCTCCACCTCCGAGAACGCGCTCACAG AAGGAACCAAACCCTGGTGCCTTCCTAACAAGGATCCTGCAGCCCCCCCCGAGAATGCGCCTAAAG GCCGCATCCTGGACCTGAAGACGGGGACtgtgaagaaggaggggcagcAGTCCATGAGGATGTGCATGGGCTCCCGAAGGTCCTTCATCTGCCGAATGAG GTGCGGCAGCAGCTCCGTGGATCCCGTCTCGGTGAACCGCCTCAGCTTCATGAGGAATCGCTGCAG GAATGGTTTAGGTGCAGCGAAAGACGGCGAACCTCACTACGTTGTGGTGCACTGCACGGGTTACATCAAAGCCTGGCCCCCTGCAG GTGTTTCGCTGCCCGACGACGACCCGGACGCGGGGCAGGGCAGCAAGTTCTGCCTGGTGGCCATCGGGAGGCTGCAG GTCACGAGCTCGCCCAACTGCACAGACATGAACAACGTTTGCCAGCCCACAGAATTCATCTCCCGACACAACACCGAGGGCATCTTCACCTTCATCGACCACCGCTGCGTGGCCACGGTCGGCTACCAGCCGCAG GAGCTTCTGGGCAAGGACATTGTGGATTTCTGCCACCCGGAGGACCAGCAGCTGCTGCGCGACAGCTTCCAGCAG GTGGTGAAGTTAAAAGGCCAGGTCCTGTCCGTCATGTTCCGATTCCGATCCAAAAACCGGGAGTGGCTCTGGATGAGAACCAGCTCCTTTACCTTCCAGAACCCCTACTCGGATGAGATCGAGTACATCATCTGCACCAACACCAACGTCAA GAACTCGAGCCAGGAGTCGCGTCCCGCGCTGTCCGGCTCGCTGCCGCGGCCCCCGCTGGGCCAGGCCGTGAACCTGCCCCTGGAGCTGCCCCCCAG GCAGCAGCCGCAGCCGGAGCTGGAGGCCGTGCCGGGCAGGGAGAGCCTGGCCGGGTACGACCACTCGCAG GTTCCCGTGCAGCCGGTGAGCGCTGCCGGCCCGGAGCACAGCAAACCCTTGGAGAAACCGGAAAACCTGTTTAACCAGGAGCGGGACCCACGGTTCAGCGAGATCTACAGCGGCATCGGCGCAG AGAACAAGGCCCTCCCGGccagcagcggccccgccagcCAGCCGCTCTTCCCGCCGGGAAACAGCTTCAGCGCGGCGCGGCCCGCCGACGGCTTCAG GAGCGGCAGCATGGTTCCCCCGGTGAGCATCGTCCAGCAGCCGCCGTCCTCGGCTGGCCGCATCCTGGCGCAGATCTCGCGCCACGCCAGCCCGGCACAGCCCGGCGGGACCGGCTGGGCCGCGGGGACACGGCCGCCCTTCACCCCCCAG CAAGTGACATCCCAGACGGTGAAGACTCGTCCCCCGTCCTTCAGCATGGGGACGTTCCAGGGCAGCGCGTCCTCCTTCAGCGCCATGGCGGCACCGAGCTCCACGGCGTCGCCCACGGGGGCCGCGTTCCCCAACCTCGCCGGCCGCGGCACCGGCTTCA GCGCGgaggcggcggcgccgggcgcgTTCCCGGCGCGGGCGGCCGAGGCCGTGGGGATGTGGCCGCAGTGGCAGGGCCAGCACCACGGCCCCGCGGGCGCCGAGCAGCACGTCCCGCCGCAGAGCAGCCAGCCCGAGGTCTTCCCG GACATGCTGACGATGCTGGGAGACCAGGGGCCCAACTACAACAACGAGGAGTTCCCGGAGCTCAACATCTTCCCTTCGTTCTCGGAGTAA
- the ARNT gene encoding aryl hydrocarbon receptor nuclear translocator isoform X1: protein MAATANPEMASDVSSLGAAVGAGSAGPGAPTAAAAVQRASKRRPGLDFDEDGEGNSKFLRCDDDPMPNDKERFARSDDEQSSADKERLARENHSEIERRRRNKMTAYITELSDMVPTCSALARKPDKLTILRMAVSHMKSLRGTGNTSTDGTYKPSFLTDQELKHLILEAADGFLFIVSCETGRVVYVSDSVTPVLNQPQSEWFGSTLYDQVHPDDVGKLREQLSTSENALTEGTKPWCLPNKDPAAPPENAPKGRILDLKTGTVKKEGQQSMRMCMGSRRSFICRMRCGSSSVDPVSVNRLSFMRNRCRNGLGAAKDGEPHYVVVHCTGYIKAWPPAGVSLPDDDPDAGQGSKFCLVAIGRLQVTSSPNCTDMNNVCQPTEFISRHNTEGIFTFIDHRCVATVGYQPQELLGKDIVDFCHPEDQQLLRDSFQQVVKLKGQVLSVMFRFRSKNREWLWMRTSSFTFQNPYSDEIEYIICTNTNVKNSSQESRPALSGSLPRPPLGQAVNLPLELPPRQQPQPELEAVPGRESLAGYDHSQVPVQPVSAAGPEHSKPLEKPENLFNQERDPRFSEIYSGIGAENKALPASSGPASQPLFPPGNSFSAARPADGFRSGSMVPPVSIVQQPPSSAGRILAQISRHASPAQPGGTGWAAGTRPPFTPQQVTSQTVKTRPPSFSMGTFQGSASSFSAMAAPSSTASPTGAAFPNLAGRGTGFSAEAAAPGAFPARAAEAVGMWPQWQGQHHGPAGAEQHVPPQSSQPEVFPDMLTMLGDQGPNYNNEEFPELNIFPSFSE, encoded by the exons aAATGGCATCGGACGTCTCCTCGCTGGGCGCTGCTGTTGGAGCCGGGAGCGCCGGCCCGGGCGCGCCGACCGCTGCGGCCGCGGTGCAGAGAGCCAGCAAGCGCCGGCCCGG GCTGGATTTCGATGAGGATGGAGAAGGGAACAGCAAATTCCTCAG GTGCGACGATGACCCCATGCCGAACGACAAGGAGAGGTTTGCCAG gtCTGATGATGAGCAGAGTTCAGCGGATAAGGAGAGACTTGCCAG GGAAAACCACAGCGAGATCGAGCGGCGGCGGCGGAACAAGATGACGGCGTACATCACGGAGCTGTCGGACATGGTGCCCACCTGCAGCGCCCTGGCACGCAAGCCGGACAAGCTCACCATCCTGCGCATGGCTGTGTCGCACATGAAGTCCCTGCGCGGCACGGGCAACACCTCCACCGACGGCACCTACAAACCCTCCTTCCTCACCGACCAG GAGCTCAAGCACCTGATCCTGGAGGCGGCCGACGGCTTCCTGTTCATCGTGTCCTGCGAGACCGGGCGGGTGGTGTACGTGTCCGACTCGGTGACCCCCGTGCTGAACCAGCCGCAGTCCGAGTGGTTCGGCAGCACCCTGTACGACCAGGTGCACCCCGACGACGTGGGCAAGCTGAGGGAGCAGCTCTCCACCTCCGAGAACGCGCTCACAG AAGGAACCAAACCCTGGTGCCTTCCTAACAAGGATCCTGCAGCCCCCCCCGAGAATGCGCCTAAAG GCCGCATCCTGGACCTGAAGACGGGGACtgtgaagaaggaggggcagcAGTCCATGAGGATGTGCATGGGCTCCCGAAGGTCCTTCATCTGCCGAATGAG GTGCGGCAGCAGCTCCGTGGATCCCGTCTCGGTGAACCGCCTCAGCTTCATGAGGAATCGCTGCAG GAATGGTTTAGGTGCAGCGAAAGACGGCGAACCTCACTACGTTGTGGTGCACTGCACGGGTTACATCAAAGCCTGGCCCCCTGCAG GTGTTTCGCTGCCCGACGACGACCCGGACGCGGGGCAGGGCAGCAAGTTCTGCCTGGTGGCCATCGGGAGGCTGCAG GTCACGAGCTCGCCCAACTGCACAGACATGAACAACGTTTGCCAGCCCACAGAATTCATCTCCCGACACAACACCGAGGGCATCTTCACCTTCATCGACCACCGCTGCGTGGCCACGGTCGGCTACCAGCCGCAG GAGCTTCTGGGCAAGGACATTGTGGATTTCTGCCACCCGGAGGACCAGCAGCTGCTGCGCGACAGCTTCCAGCAG GTGGTGAAGTTAAAAGGCCAGGTCCTGTCCGTCATGTTCCGATTCCGATCCAAAAACCGGGAGTGGCTCTGGATGAGAACCAGCTCCTTTACCTTCCAGAACCCCTACTCGGATGAGATCGAGTACATCATCTGCACCAACACCAACGTCAA GAACTCGAGCCAGGAGTCGCGTCCCGCGCTGTCCGGCTCGCTGCCGCGGCCCCCGCTGGGCCAGGCCGTGAACCTGCCCCTGGAGCTGCCCCCCAG GCAGCAGCCGCAGCCGGAGCTGGAGGCCGTGCCGGGCAGGGAGAGCCTGGCCGGGTACGACCACTCGCAG GTTCCCGTGCAGCCGGTGAGCGCTGCCGGCCCGGAGCACAGCAAACCCTTGGAGAAACCGGAAAACCTGTTTAACCAGGAGCGGGACCCACGGTTCAGCGAGATCTACAGCGGCATCGGCGCAG AGAACAAGGCCCTCCCGGccagcagcggccccgccagcCAGCCGCTCTTCCCGCCGGGAAACAGCTTCAGCGCGGCGCGGCCCGCCGACGGCTTCAG GAGCGGCAGCATGGTTCCCCCGGTGAGCATCGTCCAGCAGCCGCCGTCCTCGGCTGGCCGCATCCTGGCGCAGATCTCGCGCCACGCCAGCCCGGCACAGCCCGGCGGGACCGGCTGGGCCGCGGGGACACGGCCGCCCTTCACCCCCCAG CAAGTGACATCCCAGACGGTGAAGACTCGTCCCCCGTCCTTCAGCATGGGGACGTTCCAGGGCAGCGCGTCCTCCTTCAGCGCCATGGCGGCACCGAGCTCCACGGCGTCGCCCACGGGGGCCGCGTTCCCCAACCTCGCCGGCCGCGGCACCGGCTTCA GCGCGgaggcggcggcgccgggcgcgTTCCCGGCGCGGGCGGCCGAGGCCGTGGGGATGTGGCCGCAGTGGCAGGGCCAGCACCACGGCCCCGCGGGCGCCGAGCAGCACGTCCCGCCGCAGAGCAGCCAGCCCGAGGTCTTCCCG GACATGCTGACGATGCTGGGAGACCAGGGGCCCAACTACAACAACGAGGAGTTCCCGGAGCTCAACATCTTCCCTTCGTTCTCGGAGTAA
- the ARNT gene encoding aryl hydrocarbon receptor nuclear translocator isoform X3 — MAATANPEMASDVSSLGAAVGAGSAGPGAPTAAAAVQRASKRRPGLDFDEDGEGNSKFLRCDDDPMPNDKERFARSDDEQSSADKERLARENHSEIERRRRNKMTAYITELSDMVPTCSALARKPDKLTILRMAVSHMKSLRGTGNTSTDGTYKPSFLTDQELKHLILEAADGFLFIVSCETGRVVYVSDSVTPVLNQPQSEWFGSTLYDQVHPDDVGKLREQLSTSENALTGRILDLKTGTVKKEGQQSMRMCMGSRRSFICRMRCGSSSVDPVSVNRLSFMRNRCRNGLGAAKDGEPHYVVVHCTGYIKAWPPAGVSLPDDDPDAGQGSKFCLVAIGRLQVTSSPNCTDMNNVCQPTEFISRHNTEGIFTFIDHRCVATVGYQPQELLGKDIVDFCHPEDQQLLRDSFQQVVKLKGQVLSVMFRFRSKNREWLWMRTSSFTFQNPYSDEIEYIICTNTNVKNSSQESRPALSGSLPRPPLGQAVNLPLELPPRQQPQPELEAVPGRESLAGYDHSQVPVQPVSAAGPEHSKPLEKPENLFNQERDPRFSEIYSGIGAENKALPASSGPASQPLFPPGNSFSAARPADGFRSGSMVPPVSIVQQPPSSAGRILAQISRHASPAQPGGTGWAAGTRPPFTPQQVTSQTVKTRPPSFSMGTFQGSASSFSAMAAPSSTASPTGAAFPNLAGRGTGFSAEAAAPGAFPARAAEAVGMWPQWQGQHHGPAGAEQHVPPQSSQPEVFPDMLTMLGDQGPNYNNEEFPELNIFPSFSE; from the exons aAATGGCATCGGACGTCTCCTCGCTGGGCGCTGCTGTTGGAGCCGGGAGCGCCGGCCCGGGCGCGCCGACCGCTGCGGCCGCGGTGCAGAGAGCCAGCAAGCGCCGGCCCGG GCTGGATTTCGATGAGGATGGAGAAGGGAACAGCAAATTCCTCAG GTGCGACGATGACCCCATGCCGAACGACAAGGAGAGGTTTGCCAG gtCTGATGATGAGCAGAGTTCAGCGGATAAGGAGAGACTTGCCAG GGAAAACCACAGCGAGATCGAGCGGCGGCGGCGGAACAAGATGACGGCGTACATCACGGAGCTGTCGGACATGGTGCCCACCTGCAGCGCCCTGGCACGCAAGCCGGACAAGCTCACCATCCTGCGCATGGCTGTGTCGCACATGAAGTCCCTGCGCGGCACGGGCAACACCTCCACCGACGGCACCTACAAACCCTCCTTCCTCACCGACCAG GAGCTCAAGCACCTGATCCTGGAGGCGGCCGACGGCTTCCTGTTCATCGTGTCCTGCGAGACCGGGCGGGTGGTGTACGTGTCCGACTCGGTGACCCCCGTGCTGAACCAGCCGCAGTCCGAGTGGTTCGGCAGCACCCTGTACGACCAGGTGCACCCCGACGACGTGGGCAAGCTGAGGGAGCAGCTCTCCACCTCCGAGAACGCGCTCACAG GCCGCATCCTGGACCTGAAGACGGGGACtgtgaagaaggaggggcagcAGTCCATGAGGATGTGCATGGGCTCCCGAAGGTCCTTCATCTGCCGAATGAG GTGCGGCAGCAGCTCCGTGGATCCCGTCTCGGTGAACCGCCTCAGCTTCATGAGGAATCGCTGCAG GAATGGTTTAGGTGCAGCGAAAGACGGCGAACCTCACTACGTTGTGGTGCACTGCACGGGTTACATCAAAGCCTGGCCCCCTGCAG GTGTTTCGCTGCCCGACGACGACCCGGACGCGGGGCAGGGCAGCAAGTTCTGCCTGGTGGCCATCGGGAGGCTGCAG GTCACGAGCTCGCCCAACTGCACAGACATGAACAACGTTTGCCAGCCCACAGAATTCATCTCCCGACACAACACCGAGGGCATCTTCACCTTCATCGACCACCGCTGCGTGGCCACGGTCGGCTACCAGCCGCAG GAGCTTCTGGGCAAGGACATTGTGGATTTCTGCCACCCGGAGGACCAGCAGCTGCTGCGCGACAGCTTCCAGCAG GTGGTGAAGTTAAAAGGCCAGGTCCTGTCCGTCATGTTCCGATTCCGATCCAAAAACCGGGAGTGGCTCTGGATGAGAACCAGCTCCTTTACCTTCCAGAACCCCTACTCGGATGAGATCGAGTACATCATCTGCACCAACACCAACGTCAA GAACTCGAGCCAGGAGTCGCGTCCCGCGCTGTCCGGCTCGCTGCCGCGGCCCCCGCTGGGCCAGGCCGTGAACCTGCCCCTGGAGCTGCCCCCCAG GCAGCAGCCGCAGCCGGAGCTGGAGGCCGTGCCGGGCAGGGAGAGCCTGGCCGGGTACGACCACTCGCAG GTTCCCGTGCAGCCGGTGAGCGCTGCCGGCCCGGAGCACAGCAAACCCTTGGAGAAACCGGAAAACCTGTTTAACCAGGAGCGGGACCCACGGTTCAGCGAGATCTACAGCGGCATCGGCGCAG AGAACAAGGCCCTCCCGGccagcagcggccccgccagcCAGCCGCTCTTCCCGCCGGGAAACAGCTTCAGCGCGGCGCGGCCCGCCGACGGCTTCAG GAGCGGCAGCATGGTTCCCCCGGTGAGCATCGTCCAGCAGCCGCCGTCCTCGGCTGGCCGCATCCTGGCGCAGATCTCGCGCCACGCCAGCCCGGCACAGCCCGGCGGGACCGGCTGGGCCGCGGGGACACGGCCGCCCTTCACCCCCCAG CAAGTGACATCCCAGACGGTGAAGACTCGTCCCCCGTCCTTCAGCATGGGGACGTTCCAGGGCAGCGCGTCCTCCTTCAGCGCCATGGCGGCACCGAGCTCCACGGCGTCGCCCACGGGGGCCGCGTTCCCCAACCTCGCCGGCCGCGGCACCGGCTTCA GCGCGgaggcggcggcgccgggcgcgTTCCCGGCGCGGGCGGCCGAGGCCGTGGGGATGTGGCCGCAGTGGCAGGGCCAGCACCACGGCCCCGCGGGCGCCGAGCAGCACGTCCCGCCGCAGAGCAGCCAGCCCGAGGTCTTCCCG GACATGCTGACGATGCTGGGAGACCAGGGGCCCAACTACAACAACGAGGAGTTCCCGGAGCTCAACATCTTCCCTTCGTTCTCGGAGTAA
- the ARNT gene encoding aryl hydrocarbon receptor nuclear translocator isoform X4 has product MAATANPEMASDVSSLGAAVGAGSAGPGAPTAAAAVQRASKRRPGLDFDEDGEGNSKFLRCDDDPMPNDKERFARENHSEIERRRRNKMTAYITELSDMVPTCSALARKPDKLTILRMAVSHMKSLRGTGNTSTDGTYKPSFLTDQELKHLILEAADGFLFIVSCETGRVVYVSDSVTPVLNQPQSEWFGSTLYDQVHPDDVGKLREQLSTSENALTGRILDLKTGTVKKEGQQSMRMCMGSRRSFICRMRCGSSSVDPVSVNRLSFMRNRCRNGLGAAKDGEPHYVVVHCTGYIKAWPPAGVSLPDDDPDAGQGSKFCLVAIGRLQVTSSPNCTDMNNVCQPTEFISRHNTEGIFTFIDHRCVATVGYQPQELLGKDIVDFCHPEDQQLLRDSFQQVVKLKGQVLSVMFRFRSKNREWLWMRTSSFTFQNPYSDEIEYIICTNTNVKNSSQESRPALSGSLPRPPLGQAVNLPLELPPRQQPQPELEAVPGRESLAGYDHSQVPVQPVSAAGPEHSKPLEKPENLFNQERDPRFSEIYSGIGAENKALPASSGPASQPLFPPGNSFSAARPADGFRSGSMVPPVSIVQQPPSSAGRILAQISRHASPAQPGGTGWAAGTRPPFTPQQVTSQTVKTRPPSFSMGTFQGSASSFSAMAAPSSTASPTGAAFPNLAGRGTGFSAEAAAPGAFPARAAEAVGMWPQWQGQHHGPAGAEQHVPPQSSQPEVFPDMLTMLGDQGPNYNNEEFPELNIFPSFSE; this is encoded by the exons aAATGGCATCGGACGTCTCCTCGCTGGGCGCTGCTGTTGGAGCCGGGAGCGCCGGCCCGGGCGCGCCGACCGCTGCGGCCGCGGTGCAGAGAGCCAGCAAGCGCCGGCCCGG GCTGGATTTCGATGAGGATGGAGAAGGGAACAGCAAATTCCTCAG GTGCGACGATGACCCCATGCCGAACGACAAGGAGAGGTTTGCCAG GGAAAACCACAGCGAGATCGAGCGGCGGCGGCGGAACAAGATGACGGCGTACATCACGGAGCTGTCGGACATGGTGCCCACCTGCAGCGCCCTGGCACGCAAGCCGGACAAGCTCACCATCCTGCGCATGGCTGTGTCGCACATGAAGTCCCTGCGCGGCACGGGCAACACCTCCACCGACGGCACCTACAAACCCTCCTTCCTCACCGACCAG GAGCTCAAGCACCTGATCCTGGAGGCGGCCGACGGCTTCCTGTTCATCGTGTCCTGCGAGACCGGGCGGGTGGTGTACGTGTCCGACTCGGTGACCCCCGTGCTGAACCAGCCGCAGTCCGAGTGGTTCGGCAGCACCCTGTACGACCAGGTGCACCCCGACGACGTGGGCAAGCTGAGGGAGCAGCTCTCCACCTCCGAGAACGCGCTCACAG GCCGCATCCTGGACCTGAAGACGGGGACtgtgaagaaggaggggcagcAGTCCATGAGGATGTGCATGGGCTCCCGAAGGTCCTTCATCTGCCGAATGAG GTGCGGCAGCAGCTCCGTGGATCCCGTCTCGGTGAACCGCCTCAGCTTCATGAGGAATCGCTGCAG GAATGGTTTAGGTGCAGCGAAAGACGGCGAACCTCACTACGTTGTGGTGCACTGCACGGGTTACATCAAAGCCTGGCCCCCTGCAG GTGTTTCGCTGCCCGACGACGACCCGGACGCGGGGCAGGGCAGCAAGTTCTGCCTGGTGGCCATCGGGAGGCTGCAG GTCACGAGCTCGCCCAACTGCACAGACATGAACAACGTTTGCCAGCCCACAGAATTCATCTCCCGACACAACACCGAGGGCATCTTCACCTTCATCGACCACCGCTGCGTGGCCACGGTCGGCTACCAGCCGCAG GAGCTTCTGGGCAAGGACATTGTGGATTTCTGCCACCCGGAGGACCAGCAGCTGCTGCGCGACAGCTTCCAGCAG GTGGTGAAGTTAAAAGGCCAGGTCCTGTCCGTCATGTTCCGATTCCGATCCAAAAACCGGGAGTGGCTCTGGATGAGAACCAGCTCCTTTACCTTCCAGAACCCCTACTCGGATGAGATCGAGTACATCATCTGCACCAACACCAACGTCAA GAACTCGAGCCAGGAGTCGCGTCCCGCGCTGTCCGGCTCGCTGCCGCGGCCCCCGCTGGGCCAGGCCGTGAACCTGCCCCTGGAGCTGCCCCCCAG GCAGCAGCCGCAGCCGGAGCTGGAGGCCGTGCCGGGCAGGGAGAGCCTGGCCGGGTACGACCACTCGCAG GTTCCCGTGCAGCCGGTGAGCGCTGCCGGCCCGGAGCACAGCAAACCCTTGGAGAAACCGGAAAACCTGTTTAACCAGGAGCGGGACCCACGGTTCAGCGAGATCTACAGCGGCATCGGCGCAG AGAACAAGGCCCTCCCGGccagcagcggccccgccagcCAGCCGCTCTTCCCGCCGGGAAACAGCTTCAGCGCGGCGCGGCCCGCCGACGGCTTCAG GAGCGGCAGCATGGTTCCCCCGGTGAGCATCGTCCAGCAGCCGCCGTCCTCGGCTGGCCGCATCCTGGCGCAGATCTCGCGCCACGCCAGCCCGGCACAGCCCGGCGGGACCGGCTGGGCCGCGGGGACACGGCCGCCCTTCACCCCCCAG CAAGTGACATCCCAGACGGTGAAGACTCGTCCCCCGTCCTTCAGCATGGGGACGTTCCAGGGCAGCGCGTCCTCCTTCAGCGCCATGGCGGCACCGAGCTCCACGGCGTCGCCCACGGGGGCCGCGTTCCCCAACCTCGCCGGCCGCGGCACCGGCTTCA GCGCGgaggcggcggcgccgggcgcgTTCCCGGCGCGGGCGGCCGAGGCCGTGGGGATGTGGCCGCAGTGGCAGGGCCAGCACCACGGCCCCGCGGGCGCCGAGCAGCACGTCCCGCCGCAGAGCAGCCAGCCCGAGGTCTTCCCG GACATGCTGACGATGCTGGGAGACCAGGGGCCCAACTACAACAACGAGGAGTTCCCGGAGCTCAACATCTTCCCTTCGTTCTCGGAGTAA